One Isoptericola dokdonensis DS-3 genomic window, CCGCGTCTGGGAGCCGGCCACCGAGCGCGTCGCCGCCCTCTTCGCGGACGCCGGCGTGCACATCCCCACGCAGGACGACTGGCGCGAGCTCAAGGCGTCCGTCATGGAGCACGGCATCTACAACCAGAACCTCCAGGCCGTGCCGCCCACCGGCTCCATCAGCTACATCAACCACTCCACGTCGTCGATCCACCCCGTCGCCGCGAAGATCGAGATCCGCAAGGAGGGCAAGCTCGGGCGCGCGTACTACCCGGCGCCCTTCATGACGAACGACAACCTGGAGTACTACCAGGACGCGTACGAGATCGGCTACGAGAAGATCATCGACACCTACGCGGCGGCCACCCAGCACGTCGACCAGGGCCTGTCGCTCACGCTGTTCTTCCCGGACACCGTCACCACCCGCGACGTCAACAAGGCGCAGATCTACGCCTGGCGCAAGGGCATCAAGACGCTCTACTACATCCGGCTCCGTCAGCTCGCGCTGGAGGGCACGTCCGTGGAGGGTTGTGTCAGCTGCATGCTGTAGGGATTGGTCATGGCGACGCAGCTTCCAGGCAGGCAGAGGCCCGTGGGAATCATCTACGGCATCCGACTCAAGGACTCGAACGAGTACCGGTACATCGGACTGACGACCTGGAGTTCGTCGCGTCGCTTGCGGCGACACCTCAGCAATGCACGAGCCGGCCGGAAGACCCCGTACTACGACTGGCTGCGCAAGCATCAGGAGGACGTGGTGGTCGACCAGCTCTACACCGAGCGCGAGAGCCTGACGAGGCTCGGGGAAGCTGAGATCCTCTGGATCGCCGCACTGCGTGCCGAGGGCCATCGGCTGCTCAACCTCTCCGCCGGTGGGCTCGGGCCCACCGGCGTGGTGTGGACCGACGAGATGCGCGAAGCCGCAAGGCAGCGGTCGACCGGACGGAAGGGAGTGAGCAGGCCCGGGCCGCTCGGGCCCTTCTACGGGATGCAGCACACGCCGGAGCAGAGGGCGAAGTGGTCGCGGGACCGCAAGGGAACGTTCGTCGGTCCCGCGAACCCGAACTACGGGAAGTTCGGCGAGGACCACCCGAGCTTCGGGCACACCATGTCGCCCGAGTCGCGTGCGGTGCTCTCAGAGATGCGCCGCGGCGAGCGGAATCCGAACTTCGGGAAGAAGGCGAGCCCGGAGACGCGCGCGAAGATGTCCGCCGCGCAGAAGGGCGTGCCCAAGCCGTCGAGCGCCCGGAGCGCTCACACTCGGTACCACACGAACCAAGGCCGTACGAGCCCTACCTGCAAGTTCTGTATCTCGGACGCGCAGAGCAACTGACGCGTCGACCTGAAGGAGACGACCTGGCATGGCACCCACAGGGAAGCTGAAGCTCATCGATCGCGTCAGTGCGATCAACTGGAACCGCGTGCAGGACGAGAAGGACCTCGAGGTCTGGGACCGGCTCGTCGGCAACTTCTGGCTGCCCGAGAAGGTGCCGGTGTCGAACGACATCCAGTCGTGGAACACCCTGTCGGACGCCGAGAAGCTCATGACGACCCGGGTGTTCACGGGGCTGACGCTGCTCGACACCATCCAGGGGACCGTCGGCGCCGTCTCGCTCATCCCGGACGCCCTCACCCCGCACGAGGAGGCGGTGTACACCAACATCGCGTTCATGGAGTCGGTGCACGCCAAGAGCTACTCCTCGATCTTCTCCACCCTGATCTCCACCAAGGAGATCGACGCCGCGTTCGCGTGGTCCGAGGAGAACCCGTACCTGCAGCGCAAGGCCGAGATCGTCCTCGAGTACTACCGCGGCGACGACCCCCTCAAGCGCAAGGTCGCCTCGACGATGCTCGAGTCGTTCCTCTTCTACTCCGGATTCTTCGCGCCCATGTACTGGTCGAGCCGCGCCAAACTCACCAACACGGCCGACCTCATCCGCCTCATCATCCGCGACGAGGCCGTGCACGGGTACTACATCGGCTACAAGTTCCAGAAGAGCCTCGCGAAGCTCACGCCGGCCGAGCAGGACGAGATGAAGGCCTACACCTTCGACCTGCTCTTCGAGCTCTACGAGAACGAGGTCGAGTACACCGACTCCCTGTACGGAGAGCTCGGCCTCACCGAGGACGTCAAGAAGTTCCTGCGCTACAACGCCAACAAGGCCCTCATGAACCTGGGCTACGAGGCGCTGTTCCCCAAGGACGAGACCGACGTCAACCCGGCCATCCTCGCCGCGCTCAGCCCCAACGCCGACGAGAACCACGACTTCTTCTCCGGCTCGGGCTCGTCCTACGTCATCGGCAAGGCCGTCGAGACCGAGGACGACGACTGGGACTTCTGAGTCGCCCGGTACGAACGGGCCCGCACGCTCTCGGCGTGCGGGCCCGTTCTGCGTCGGTGCCTCGTCAGGCGACGACGTCGGTGTTCGCGCCCTCGACGGGCGGCTCGGCGGACCACGGGAAGGTGATCCACCTGTCGGTCTCGCGCCACGAGTACGCGGGGCGGATGACGGAACGTGGCTTGGTGTAGAGCACGGCGGCGCGGGCGTCGGCGCCGTGGCCGTCGAGCATCCGCATGACGAGCTCGAGGGTGCGGCCGGAGTCCGCGACGTCGTCGACGACGAGGACGCGCGACCCGGTGAGGTCGGACGTGTCCATGAGCGGCGGCAGGACGCGCGGGTCGTCGAGGGTGCGGCCGATGTCGGTGTAGAACTCGATGTTCATCGTCCCGACGCCCTTGGTGCCGAGCGCGTAGGCGATCGCCCCGCCGGGGACGAGGCCGCCGCGCGCGATCGCGACGACGACGTCGGGCCGGAACCCGTCCGCGACCACCTGCTCGGCGAGGCGGCGCGAGGCCTCCCCGAAGTCGGCCCAGGTGAGGATCTCGCGTGCGGCGTCGTTCGTCATGCGAAGAAACTACCTGCCGCCGAGACGGGCGTCGCCACGACGACGGACGGCCCCGCACCTCCGAGGAGGTGCGGGGCCGTCCGTGCTGACTCGCGGGAACCTGCGCTGACTCGCGCCGGCGTGCGCTGACTCGCGTCAGGTGGCGAGGGACCGGGTCAGTCGGCGTCGAGGATGTCCACGACGAAGACGAGGTCCTGGCCGGCGAGCTCGTTGTCCGCGCTCTCCTCGGCGCCGTACGCCTGCTCGGCGGGGATGACGAGCAGCACCTGGCTGCCGACGGTCTGGCCGGCGAGGCCCTCGGTCCAGCCCTCGATGACGCCCTGCAGCGAGAAGGACGACGGCTCCCCGCGCTCCCAGGAGGAGTCGAAGACCGTGCCGTCGAGCGTCCAGCCGGTGTAGTGGGCGGTCACGGTCTGCTCGGCGGTGACCTCCGCGCCGTCACCCTTGATGAGGGTCTGCGCGACGAGCTTGTCCGGGGCCTCGTAGCCCTCGGGGAACTCGACGGACGGGGCGCCGTCGTCGGCGAGGGTGACGGTGGGCAGGCCCTCGGCGGGCTCGACCGCCTCGCCCTCGGCGCGGGTCGGGATCTCGCGGGCGTCCACGATCTCGATGAGGTTGACCACGGTCGACGGGTTGTTCTCGGCGTCGTAGGTGGGGTTGGCGATGAGGAGGCGCGCCCCGACCTGCTGGCCGGTGAGCGGCTCGGTGAGGAGGTCGAAGCTCGGGTCGCCGAGGACGAAGCTCTGGGGAGCGTCGGTCTCCCAGGTGGAGCCGAGCTTCTGCCCCGCGGCGTCGTAGGCGACGTACTGCATGGTGACCTTCATGCCGTCGGCGAGCTCGGTGCCGTCACCGGCGTCGACGTTGCGGGTCGTCGGCACGGACACGGTGAGGTCGGAGAAGACGAGCTCCGGCTCGGCGCCGGCGTCGCCGTCGACCTCGACGGCCTCGAGCGCCGCGACGTCCTCCGCGGTCGGCTCCGGGGCGGTCGTCGCGTCGGCCGACGCCGACGACTCGGCCGACGCCGAGGCCGACGGCGACGCGTCGTCGCTCGACCCGTCGCTCTCCCCGCAGGCGGTCAGCGTGAGGGTGGCGGCGAGCGTCGCGGCGAGGGCGACGGAGGTTCGGAGCTTCACAGGAGGCCCTTCGATGTCGGCGGCAGTACGGTCGGCGATACGCAAACCCCGGACACTGTAGCGGTCCGACCTGAGCGCGGGCAGTGAGCCGCCGGCGCACGGCGGACGCGGGACAATAGGACGCATGCCGAACCGCCGACCCTCTCGCAAGCGTCCCTGGAACGCCGAGCACCCCGAGCTGGATGTCGAGCGGGCGCGCGGGGGAGTGCGGCACGTCGACGGGCGCGACGGGCAGTGGACGGTGCGCCGCGTCACCGGGGACAAGTCCTACATCTGCCCCGCCTGCCACCAGCAGATCCCGCCGGGCACGCCGCACGTCGTCGCGTGGCAGCGGGACGTCGTCGGCGGCGAGGCCGCCGGTCTGGAGGCCCGTCGGCACTGGCACTCCTCCTGCTTCGACCGGCGCGAACGGCTGCGCTGACCTCGCGCGGCACCACGGACGTCAGGCCGCGCCCACCGGGCGAGGGCGCCGGTGCGAACTAGGCTGGAGACGATGAACGACGACGCCGCCACCGGCCACCAGATCCGCTCCCTGACCGTCCTGCCCGGGCGGAGGGAGGACGTCGAGCTGCACACCGCCGACGGCCTCACCCTCGTCGGCGAGCTCGCCCTGCCCGCCGACCGGGACCCCGTCGCGACGCTGCTGACGTTCCACCCGCTGCCCACGCACGGCGGCTACATGGACTCCCACGTGTACCGCAAGGCGGCGTGGCGGCTGCCGGAGCTCGCCGACCTCGCGGTGCTGCGGTTCAACACGCGGGGCACGTCGTCGCCGCGGGGCACGTCCGAGGGGGAGTTCGACGGCGGCGAGGCCGAGCGTTTCGACGTCGCCGCCGCCCTGGAGCTCGCCGAGTTCCGCGAGCTGCCGCGCCCGTGGCTGGTCGGCTGGTCGTTCGGCACCGAGCTCGTACTGAAGCACGGCGCCGACCCGAGCATCGAGGGCGCGATCCTGCTGTCCCCGCCGCTGCACCGCGCCACCGACGCCGACCTCGACCGCTGGGCCGAGTTCGGCAAGCCGCTCGTCGTGCTGGTGCCGGAGCACGACGACTACCTGCAGCCCACCGAGGCGCGCGAGCGCTTCGCCCGGGTGCCGCAGGCCGAGGTGATCGGCGTCGACGGCGCCAAGCACCTGTGGGTGGGGGAGCCCGCCGTGCGTCGCGTGCTCGACGAGATCGTCGCGCACGTCCTGCCCGGCCACCCGCCGCTGCCCACCCACTACGACGGCGAGGTCACCCAGGCCCCGTCCGACGGACCGGTCCCGACGAGAGGATGACGACGATGACGTCCCCGACCCTGGCGTGCCACGTCCTGCGCGACGGCGCGGGCGTCCCGCTGCTGCTGCTGCACGCGTTCCCGTTCGACCACCGCATGTGGGCGCCGGTGGTCACGCACCTGCCGGACGGCCTGCGCGTGCTCGCCGTCGACCTGCCCGGCCACGGGCACAGCGACCTCGGTGGCATCCCGCCCAGCCTCGACGCCGCCGCCGACGCCGTGTACGCGACGATGCGTGCGCAGGGGGAGGGGAACGTCGTCGTGGCGGGGCTGTCGATGGGCGGCTACGTCGCCCTCGCGCTGGCCGACCGGCACCCCGACCTGGTGCACGGCGTCGGGCTGCTCGACACGAAGTCGACCGTCGACCCCGACGAGGTGCGCGCCAACCGCCTGGAGATCGCGCGGACCGTGGAGGACACCCAGACCCTCGACGCGGTCAAGGGGATGCCCGCCAAGGTGCTCGGCCCGACCAGCCACCTGGAGCGGCGCTCGCTCTACCCGACGGTGGACCACTGGATCCGGTCGCAGTCCCCGGCGGGCGTCGCGTGGGCGCAACGGGCGATGGCAGCGCGCCCCGACCGGACGCACGTGGTGGCCGAGTTCGACGGCCCGGTCGCGATCGTCGTCGGGGCCGAGGATCAGATCACCCCGGTGGCGGACGCCAAGCACTTGGCGGCGGCCTCCCGGGACGCGACCCTGACGATCGTGCCCAACGCCGGTCACCTCAGCGCGGTCGAGGAACCGGCCGCCGTCGCGGCGGTGCTCGCCGCGCTGCACACCCGGGCCACGCGCCGCTGAGACCTCGCACGGACGACGACGGCTCGCCCTCGGCGGAGGGCGAGCCGTCGTCGTGCGGGTGTCAGGCCTTCGTGGCCGCGTGCTCCTCGTCGGCAGGGCGCTCGTCGGCGGGCAGCTCGTCGGCGGGCAGCTCGTCCGACGGCTCGTCGGTGCTCTCCTCCGCGGACTGCGTGGAGGCTGCTCGCGCGGCCTGCGCGGGCGTCTGGGTGGTCCCGGCCGGGCGCGCCGCGACCGGGGCCGGCGAGGCCGCGGACGTCGGGGCAGCCGGCGCCTTCACCTCGCCGACCGGCACGGCGCCGGACGACGGCGCGGGCGGCGCAGGCGGCGCGGACGCCGCTGCTGCGAGACCGCTCGCCTGCTCGGTCCCGAGCAGGCCGCGCAGCTCCTCCAGGTAGGAGTTGATCGAGTCGTGCCGGCGGGTGAGGTCCTCGAGCTGGCGCGACGCGGTCGTCCGGCTCTGCTCGGCCTCCGCCTGCGCGTCCGAGACCGTCTGCTCGGCGAACGCCCGCGCCTCGGAGACGATGCGGTCGGCGGTGCGGCGCGCGTCGGCCAGCAGCTCCTTGACGTACGCGTCCGACTCGGTGCGGACCTGGTCCGCCTGGGCCAGGGCGACGGCGACCCGCTTCTCCGCCTCGGCGGCGTGCTCCTCGGCGGCCTGCACCAGCCGCTCCGTCTCGGCCCGCGCCACCTCGTGCCGCTCGGCCGCCTCCGCCTCGACCCGCTCGCGCGTCTGCGCGGCGGACAGCTCGGCGTCGGCCAGGGTCGCCCGCGTCTGCTCGCGGAGCTGCTCGAGCTCGGCGGTCACCGCCGTCGCCGCCTCCGCCGCCTGGTGCTTCGCGTCCGCGACGATCCGCGCGGCCTCGTTGCGGGTGCGCTCCATGAGCCCGGTCGACTCGCGGTCCGCCTCCTCGCGCAGCGCGGCGGCCTCCGCGGCCGCCTCCGCGCGAGCCTGCGCGATCTCCCGCTCCGCGACGACGCGCGCCTCGGTGACCTCGCGCTCGGCCGTGGACCGGAGGGTGCCGATCTCCCGCTCGAGGCTCGCCCGGCGCTCGCTCTCCTCCGTGGCGAGGGTGCTCGAGATGAGGGCCGCCTCGCGCTCCGCGGAGCCGACGAGCTCCTCCGCGCGACGCTGCGCCCCCTGGAGGACGCCGTCGGTCTCGGCCGACGTGGTCGCCCGGACCTCCTCCGCCTCCCGGCGGGCGCTGCCCAGGATCTCCGCCGCCTCGGACTCCGCGCGCTGGCGGACCTGGCCGGCGGAGAGCTTGGCGCGCGCCATGACGTCGGCGGCCTGCTGGTTCGCCTGGGTGAGCACCTCGGCGGCCTGCTCGTCGGCGGTGCGCAGCAGCCGCTCGGCACGGGCGCCCAGGCCCGCGTACGACGGCTTCTCGTTCTCCCGCAGCTGGCGGTGCGCCTCGGCGAGCTCGGACGAGAGCTGCATGGCCCGACCGTCCGTGGCCTCGACGTTGCGTCGGGCCTCGTCCAGCGCCTGCTCCAGGCGGGAGAGCTGGTTCTCGACCGCGGCACGGTCGTAGCCGCGCATGGTGATCGGGAAGAGCGTGCGCTCGTCGGACACGTGGAGACCTCCGTACGTGGTGGGTGTGGCGCCCCGGCACCGGCCAGGATAGTGCGGGCGTCGTGCAGGCGGCACCCCGGGGAGCCCGGCCAGGACGCCCGAGGGTCCCCGTCGGGGCCGACGGCGGCCCCCGCGTGGCCGGGGGAGCGCGGTTCGTGCCAGGCTCAGGGGCATCGGTACCCGACTCGTGAAGGGTTGGTGAACCATCCCGCGTGCCTGCTCCCAGGGGCGGGTGCACCCTCCGGACTCCCTATCCTGAGAAGTCCACGTCGAAGGGAAACTCGGTGCTGCAACGCATTCTCGGTGCCGTCCTGGCCGTCCTCGGTCTGGGCGTCATCGCGTTCGGGGTCGCGTCCGCGACCGTGCTCAAGGAGTCGGACACGGTGGTCGCCACGGCGCGCCCCGCGGGCGACGGCACGGTCGTCGTCACCGACCCCGGGGTGCTGGGCATGGTCGGCACGGACGTCACGGTGACCGCCTCGGTGCCGGACGGCCAGCAGGTGACGCTCGTCGTCGGCCGCGACGTCGACGTGCAGGGCTGGCTCGGTGACGACGCCTACACGCGCGTCACGGGCATGACCGACTGGGAGACGCTGTCGACGACGGCCGTCGCCGCCGCCGAGCCCGAGGAGGGCGAGGAGGCGGACGCCGAGGCCGAGGAGGCCGCGCCCGAGCTGCTCGACCCGCGCGGTTCCGACCTGTGGGTGAACGAGCAGACCGAGCCCGGCGAGGTCACCCTGCGCTGGAGCGACCGGCCCGGCCCGTGGGTCCTCATGGCGGCGGCCACCGGTGCCGCCCCCGCCGAGGACGGTGCCGCGCAGGACGACGCGGCGGCCGACGACGCGGCCCCGGAGGAGACCGCCGCGACCGCACCCACGCTCCAGCTCACCTGGGTGCGCGACGTCGCGACGCCGCTGCTCTGGCCCGCCGTCGGGGTGGGCGCCGTGCTGCTCGTCGTCGGCGTCGTGCTGTTCGTCGTCGGACGGCGCAAGCAGCGCCGCGCCGCCCGGTCGGCCCGCTCCGCGCAGTCGTCGGCGACCCCCGGCTCGTCGGCCTCCGCGGGCTCCCCGTCGGACGCCGGCCCCGCCGGTCCGGCGGGCCCGACCTGGTCCGGCCCGGCCGCCGCACCCTGGCCGGGCACCGTCGCGTCGCCCGCGCCGGCGACGTCCCCGGCCCCGCCGCCGGTGTCCGGCACCGGTGACGACCAGGGCCCGCGCGAGGATGAGCGTGAAGGGTCCGGCACCGCGCCCGTGCCCGTCGCCGGCCGTTTCTCCCGCCGCTCCCGGCTCGCCCAGCGCGCCGTTCCCGCCGACCCGGAGCCTGCCGAGGCCACCGCCGTGCGCGAGCCGGTCCCGGCCCCCGCCGCGCCGGCCGACGAACCCGCACCGACCACCACCGGCTCGCTGCCGGCGATCGTCGACGGCCGCCCCCTGACCCGGCGCGAGCTGCGCCTCCAGGAGGAGGAGCGCCGTCAGGCGGCGGGCTCCGGCATGGGCCGCGCCCTGCGCGCGCTCACCGGCCAGACGCCGGTCGTCCCGCCGCCCGCGGCCGGGACCCCCGGGGCGGCGCCCGCACAGGCGGAGCCGACCGACCGGTCCCGCCGGTCCGCCGCCTGGCGCCAGACCTGGGGCTTCGACGCCGGCGCCGCCGAGCGCGGCGCCGGCACCGACGAGACCACCGACGAGGGGAACCGATGACCGCCACGACCCGCCGCACCGCAGGCCGGCGTGCCGCCACCGTCGTGATCGGCGCCGTCGGCGCCACCGCGCTGCTCGCGGGGTGCGCCCAGGAGGTGCCCACCCCCGTCGCCGAGGAGCCTTTCGACGGTCCCATGGTGAGCGTCGAGCAGGAGGAGGCCGTCGTCACCGACGTCGCCGCCGTGCTCACCAAGGCCGACGAGGAGCGCGACGCCGGACTGCTCAAGCCTCGCGTCGCAGGCCCGGCCCTCGAGGTGCGCAGCAGCCAGCTCGAGGTCGCCGCCGAGCGCGAGGACAACTCGCTCGTCACGGACATCCCCACGGACATCCTGCGGTCCATCCTGCCCACCACGCAGACCTGGCCCCGCGCCACCTTCACCATCACC contains:
- a CDS encoding NUMOD3 domain-containing DNA-binding protein, which translates into the protein MGIIYGIRLKDSNEYRYIGLTTWSSSRRLRRHLSNARAGRKTPYYDWLRKHQEDVVVDQLYTERESLTRLGEAEILWIAALRAEGHRLLNLSAGGLGPTGVVWTDEMREAARQRSTGRKGVSRPGPLGPFYGMQHTPEQRAKWSRDRKGTFVGPANPNYGKFGEDHPSFGHTMSPESRAVLSEMRRGERNPNFGKKASPETRAKMSAAQKGVPKPSSARSAHTRYHTNQGRTSPTCKFCISDAQSN
- the nrdF gene encoding class 1b ribonucleoside-diphosphate reductase subunit beta, with product MAPTGKLKLIDRVSAINWNRVQDEKDLEVWDRLVGNFWLPEKVPVSNDIQSWNTLSDAEKLMTTRVFTGLTLLDTIQGTVGAVSLIPDALTPHEEAVYTNIAFMESVHAKSYSSIFSTLISTKEIDAAFAWSEENPYLQRKAEIVLEYYRGDDPLKRKVASTMLESFLFYSGFFAPMYWSSRAKLTNTADLIRLIIRDEAVHGYYIGYKFQKSLAKLTPAEQDEMKAYTFDLLFELYENEVEYTDSLYGELGLTEDVKKFLRYNANKALMNLGYEALFPKDETDVNPAILAALSPNADENHDFFSGSGSSYVIGKAVETEDDDWDF
- a CDS encoding phosphoribosyltransferase — its product is MTNDAAREILTWADFGEASRRLAEQVVADGFRPDVVVAIARGGLVPGGAIAYALGTKGVGTMNIEFYTDIGRTLDDPRVLPPLMDTSDLTGSRVLVVDDVADSGRTLELVMRMLDGHGADARAAVLYTKPRSVIRPAYSWRETDRWITFPWSAEPPVEGANTDVVA
- a CDS encoding FKBP-type peptidyl-prolyl cis-trans isomerase, which gives rise to MKLRTSVALAATLAATLTLTACGESDGSSDDASPSASASAESSASADATTAPEPTAEDVAALEAVEVDGDAGAEPELVFSDLTVSVPTTRNVDAGDGTELADGMKVTMQYVAYDAAGQKLGSTWETDAPQSFVLGDPSFDLLTEPLTGQQVGARLLIANPTYDAENNPSTVVNLIEIVDAREIPTRAEGEAVEPAEGLPTVTLADDGAPSVEFPEGYEAPDKLVAQTLIKGDGAEVTAEQTVTAHYTGWTLDGTVFDSSWERGEPSSFSLQGVIEGWTEGLAGQTVGSQVLLVIPAEQAYGAEESADNELAGQDLVFVVDILDAD
- a CDS encoding alpha/beta hydrolase — its product is MNDDAATGHQIRSLTVLPGRREDVELHTADGLTLVGELALPADRDPVATLLTFHPLPTHGGYMDSHVYRKAAWRLPELADLAVLRFNTRGTSSPRGTSEGEFDGGEAERFDVAAALELAEFRELPRPWLVGWSFGTELVLKHGADPSIEGAILLSPPLHRATDADLDRWAEFGKPLVVLVPEHDDYLQPTEARERFARVPQAEVIGVDGAKHLWVGEPAVRRVLDEIVAHVLPGHPPLPTHYDGEVTQAPSDGPVPTRG
- a CDS encoding alpha/beta fold hydrolase; protein product: MTSPTLACHVLRDGAGVPLLLLHAFPFDHRMWAPVVTHLPDGLRVLAVDLPGHGHSDLGGIPPSLDAAADAVYATMRAQGEGNVVVAGLSMGGYVALALADRHPDLVHGVGLLDTKSTVDPDEVRANRLEIARTVEDTQTLDAVKGMPAKVLGPTSHLERRSLYPTVDHWIRSQSPAGVAWAQRAMAARPDRTHVVAEFDGPVAIVVGAEDQITPVADAKHLAAASRDATLTIVPNAGHLSAVEEPAAVAAVLAALHTRATRR